In the Candidatus Poribacteria bacterium genome, ACCTTCAAAACGAATATGCTCGGCACCTACTACCTCATGCAAGCCGCGATTGAAGCAAGTGTTCAAACGGTCGTGATGTCGGGTAGCAATTGCGCATTGGGACACGGCTTTCGGATCAGCAAAACCCATATTCCCATAGACTACCTCCCGATAGATGAAGAACATCCTTGTTACCCCGAAGATTCCTATAGTTTCTCTAAACGCTGTGGCGAGGACCTGTTAGCAAGTTATACCCGTGCCTACGGCATCCGAACATACATTACACGTCCCGCCGGTATCAGTCCAGAAGAACGACGAAAACAAATGGCAGAGAATGCCAAAGCGACAACCGCTTGGACACCGTGGCTCTGGTGTTGGGTAGGTAGTGAAGATGTCGCAAGTGCGCATCGTTTAATCATGGAAAAGGCAGAAACGCTGCCACCGCACGATGTCTATTTTCTCAACGCAGATGATACGTCCGCATTAGAGCCTTCTCAAGAATTGGTGGAACGTTTTAAACCTGAGTTCCTTCCAAAAGTCAAAACGCTTCAGGGACATCAATCATTTATCAATTGTGATAAACTCAAAAAAGCTGTCGGATGGCAACACGAAACGTCATGGCGATAAGAATGTAGTTTACTTCTGGAGGAAATATCATGGCAACCAGTGACAGAGTACGCATCGGTGTTATCGGTGTAGGGAGCATCTCAGTGCGTGGCATCCTTCCGCATCTCACCCAAGACGATGTCCAAGATAGATTAGAGGTAACCGCTGTCTGTGACCCGGTCCCCGGTAGGGCACAAGCGGCATCTGAAAAATTCAACGTTCCGTATGCATACCAGACCTACGACGAACTCTTGGCGGATGGACATGTAGACGCTGTTAGCATCGCATCACCCATCGGCTTGCATTATGAACAGGGGAAACTCGCGATTGAGCACGGTCTGCACGCCCATTTCAACAAGACGATGACAACCACCGTCGATGAGGCGGACGACCTTATTGAATCGGCGGCACGTAAAGGTGTGAAGTTGGTGGCTTCTCCCGGACAGATGCTCCGCCCGATCCACCAAGAAATTCGTAAACTCATTAATGAGGGTGCCATTGGAACGTTGACGTGGGCAGCTACCGGCTCCGCTTTCGGACGGTACCACGAAAACGAATCGGTTCGGCACGGCGACGATCTACTCTCGAATATCAACCCCGCATGGTACTTCCGCAAACCTGGTGGCGGTCCGCTCTACGATATGACCGTCTACGGTCTGCATACAATGACCGGTATTCTTGGACCTGTGAAGCGTGTAACAGCGTTCTCTGGTGTTCGCGTCAAGGAACGTGAATTCCGAGGCGAGATGCTCCCTTGTGATATGGACGATAACACCTTTATTCTCCTTGACTTCGGCGATGCCTTCTTCGGTTTTATCTATGGTGCTGCAGCGGGACATGGGATCAAGGGGGGATTGGCAATTCATGGGACAGCTGGCGCAATCGAAGGCAGCACCCTTAACGGAGAACCAATTGACGCACCGAAAAGAGAGTTACCGCACGTCGTGGGACCGCATCGTAATATTCAGGAATCACACGTCTATGAGGATATTATGCAGCTTGTGGATTGGATCCGCGAGGATAAACCGACAATTGTAACGGCGGAGCATGCGCGGCATGTCATAGAAATTTTTGATGCAGGGTACCGATCCGCAGAGACAGGACAAGCACAAAACTTGCGTACAACGTTTTGAAGGAACAATCCGCTATGCCAAAAGCTTTATGTATCGGTGAACTCCTTATCGACTTTGTTTCCACAACGCCTGATGTCACACTCACTGAAGCCCCAGGATTTGTCAAAGCACCGGGCGGCGCACCTGCCAATGTTGCTGTCGGTTTAGCAAAACTCGGTATGGATGCCGGATTTATCGGTAAAGTAGGTGCAGATGCGTTCGGCGATTTCCTTCGCGAGACACTTCAGCAGAACGGTGTTAATACCGATTACCTCATTGCGGGGGAGGGGTCTCGAACGACCTTAGCGTTTGTCGCTACACGCTCCGATGGCATGAAGGACATCACCTTCTATCGACATCCAGGTGCCGACATCCAACTCTCTCCTAACGAAATTAACATTGACTATATTCAATCGGCGGAACTGTTGCACTATGGCTCTGTGAGTCTCAGCCATTCGCCGAGTCGAGAAGCGACGCTCCACGCGATCCAGTCAGCAAGAGCAGGCGGTGCCCGCCTTTCCTACGACCCAAATCTGCGCTTGATGCTCTGGGATAGTGCTAGGGATGCCAAACGCTGGATCTGGGAGGTAATGCCCTACGCGGATGTCGTCAAAATTTCGGAAGAGGAATGGGAATTTGTTACAGGTGATGCGGATTTTGAACAAGGCATTAAACGTATTCTTGGACTCGGTGTGAAATTGCTCGTTGTTACATTAGGGGAGCGCGGATGTTATTACACAAACGGTTTTGCTGAAGGTTTTGTCGACGGCTTTATCGTTAACGTGGTGGATACACTGGGGGCGGGAGATGCTTTCGTCGCTGCCATGCTTACACAATTAAGTCAGTATATGGACCTTACCGCGCTTGTAAAAGGTCAACTGGATCCTATCATGCGATATGCGAATGCCGCAGGAGCATTGGCAACGCAGAAGGTCGGTGTAATTCCTGCTCTACCTACTCCTGCTGATATTGAGAGTTTCTTGTAAGTAGGGAGCCAAGGAAACTTTACCAGGGCTGGTAGGCGCGGTTTGCAACTGCACCGGACTTCACTAATAAATTACCGTTACTGAGAACGACGCTTACATTCAGATTTTTATTATCGAACTCACATCATAATAACGTTTCTTAAATCAAGGAGATCATATCATGAAACCATTAAGTCTACTTCTGGTTTTATCTTTCTTCTTCTGCATTGTTTTCGGATTCATTATGGTATCGGCGGAAGCCGCTACTTTGAACATCACAGTGAAAGATGTCCGAACCGGCAACGGACTAAACGATGTTTCTATTACCCTCACATCCGACGGTAGTACTGTTGCTACAGGGGATAGCGATGCGACCGGCTCGCTTGAGATTTCAGATTTGGGTGCTGGGGTCTATACGATTACCGCATCGTCTCCCGGTTATACCGATGCAGTCGTGTCAGATGTCGCGCTTGCTGATGATGAAACGAAGTCTTTAGAAATTACACTCTCTTCAGAGGCTATCCAACTTGAACAGATTTCCGTTACGGCCTCGCGTCGTCGAGAAAAGGTGCTTGAAGCACCGGCATCCGTTGCACTTGTTGGGGATTCGGAAATAAAAGACCGAGTCTCAGCAAATGTTACGGAGCACTTAAAATCGGTACGTGCGGTAGATGTCGTGACCGCTGGACTTGGGGCATCGTATGTTGTTGTCCGTGGCTTCAACAACGTTTTTTCGGGTTCACTTTTGTCGCTCGTTGACAATCGCATTGCGAGTGTGCCTTCGCTGCGGGTCAATAGTTACAGTTTCATTCCGACGATAAACGAAGATATTGAGCAGATTGAAGTCGTCTCCGGTCCTGGCGCGGCACTCTATGGTCCGAACAGTGCCAACGGTGTAATGCACATCATCACTCGCTCACCCTTCACCTCCCAAGGAACAACCTTTAGCATTGGCGGCGGTGAACGGAGTATACTCATGGGATCACTTCGACATGCGGGTGTTGTCAACGAAACAATCGGTTATAAGTTTTCAGGGAATTATTTTCGGGGAAACGATTGGGAAGAGGGGCGCGCAAAAGAGGATCTTGAGGGTGAAGGGGGACTGATATTCGACACTTACAAAGCCAGTGGCGAATTTCGGGTTGATTACAGTCCAAACGATGACACAACTGCTATTATTGCCAGTGGTTTCACACAAGCCACCGGTATTGAACTGACTGGAATTGGCACAGGCCAGGCTCAAAACTGGACGTACGGCTACCTTCAAGGACGGTTCATTCACAAAGACCTCTTCGCACAAGCCTTTTGGAATCGGAGCAATGCTGGAGATACTTATGTCGTGCGGAGCGGTGATCCGACTATTGACAATTCCGACCTGTATGTCGGACAGATTCAACACGGCTATAGTTTTGGCAATCGGCAACGCTTTACTTATGGACTGGATGTGTTGTTAACCCGCCCTGATACGGAACGGACAATCAACGGTATCAATGAAGAGGACGACAACATCAACGAGGTCGGTGCTTATTTGCAGTCAGAGACCCGTCTCCTTCCACAGTTAAAGTTCATTGCTGCCGGACGGGTTGATGACCACAACCAACTTGAGGATATGGTACTCTCTCCACGCGTCGCGCTTGCCTACCAACCCAACGACGATCATAATTTGAGAGCAACTTATAACCGTGCCTTTAATACACCGAGAACCTCCGATCTATTTCTTGATATTTTGTCAGTCAAAGACGCTTTTGGGTTGGGCACTAACTTTCAACCCGTGTTAGGATTCAGTCCTAATATTGACATACGCGCACAGGGGGTCCGCTCCGAAACGGGGTTCACCTTCAGAAGAAGTACAGATGGTCGTCCGGAGTTTCGTTCTCCGTTCTCGCCACTGGCGAAACTTCCAGTAGAAACCTACGTTCCGCTTGATGATCCTGTTTTTACCAACGTTATGTGGAGCGTCGGACGCGGAGCTGTCCTGAGTGGCGTTCAACCGGTTTTTGAAGCGAACCTAAAGCA is a window encoding:
- a CDS encoding NAD(P)-dependent oxidoreductase — translated: MKVLITGASGRLGEFVIRELAAEHSLVLMSRRAPPDEFSHLPFVQGDLNNFEDCQRAVEGVDAIQHLGAQPGPVDHPDLRAGAEERGIPFDATFKTNMLGTYYLMQAAIEASVQTVVMSGSNCALGHGFRISKTHIPIDYLPIDEEHPCYPEDSYSFSKRCGEDLLASYTRAYGIRTYITRPAGISPEERRKQMAENAKATTAWTPWLWCWVGSEDVASAHRLIMEKAETLPPHDVYFLNADDTSALEPSQELVERFKPEFLPKVKTLQGHQSFINCDKLKKAVGWQHETSWR
- a CDS encoding Gfo/Idh/MocA family oxidoreductase, which translates into the protein MATSDRVRIGVIGVGSISVRGILPHLTQDDVQDRLEVTAVCDPVPGRAQAASEKFNVPYAYQTYDELLADGHVDAVSIASPIGLHYEQGKLAIEHGLHAHFNKTMTTTVDEADDLIESAARKGVKLVASPGQMLRPIHQEIRKLINEGAIGTLTWAATGSAFGRYHENESVRHGDDLLSNINPAWYFRKPGGGPLYDMTVYGLHTMTGILGPVKRVTAFSGVRVKEREFRGEMLPCDMDDNTFILLDFGDAFFGFIYGAAAGHGIKGGLAIHGTAGAIEGSTLNGEPIDAPKRELPHVVGPHRNIQESHVYEDIMQLVDWIREDKPTIVTAEHARHVIEIFDAGYRSAETGQAQNLRTTF
- a CDS encoding PfkB family carbohydrate kinase, yielding MPKALCIGELLIDFVSTTPDVTLTEAPGFVKAPGGAPANVAVGLAKLGMDAGFIGKVGADAFGDFLRETLQQNGVNTDYLIAGEGSRTTLAFVATRSDGMKDITFYRHPGADIQLSPNEINIDYIQSAELLHYGSVSLSHSPSREATLHAIQSARAGGARLSYDPNLRLMLWDSARDAKRWIWEVMPYADVVKISEEEWEFVTGDADFEQGIKRILGLGVKLLVVTLGERGCYYTNGFAEGFVDGFIVNVVDTLGAGDAFVAAMLTQLSQYMDLTALVKGQLDPIMRYANAAGALATQKVGVIPALPTPADIESFL
- a CDS encoding TonB-dependent receptor, translated to MKPLSLLLVLSFFFCIVFGFIMVSAEAATLNITVKDVRTGNGLNDVSITLTSDGSTVATGDSDATGSLEISDLGAGVYTITASSPGYTDAVVSDVALADDETKSLEITLSSEAIQLEQISVTASRRREKVLEAPASVALVGDSEIKDRVSANVTEHLKSVRAVDVVTAGLGASYVVVRGFNNVFSGSLLSLVDNRIASVPSLRVNSYSFIPTINEDIEQIEVVSGPGAALYGPNSANGVMHIITRSPFTSQGTTFSIGGGERSILMGSLRHAGVVNETIGYKFSGNYFRGNDWEEGRAKEDLEGEGGLIFDTYKASGEFRVDYSPNDDTTAIIASGFTQATGIELTGIGTGQAQNWTYGYLQGRFIHKDLFAQAFWNRSNAGDTYVVRSGDPTIDNSDLYVGQIQHGYSFGNRQRFTYGLDVLLTRPDTERTINGINEEDDNINEVGAYLQSETRLLPQLKFIAAGRVDDHNQLEDMVLSPRVALAYQPNDDHNLRATYNRAFNTPRTSDLFLDILSVKDAFGLGTNFQPVLGFSPNIDIRAQGVRSETGFTFRRSTDGRPEFRSPFSPLAKLPVETYVPLDDPVFTNVMWSVGRGAVLSGVQPVFEANLKQTFTAEALPALLQAQSPVTIQGIVSGLPAEVVQLLPPTLQEPGAIAALPAEVVQGLVPQVIQGLPAPVLEELAASLVTDLSAGFEALIPTQVDGVKNVLRSLDPEAGNFIDVGDVNDVDALKPTITQTYEVGYKGILVNKLAFSVDVYHSRINDFVGPLVVETPNVFLDAETLSASLGAQITAALADPKNAVLSQAVLAFDAPEQGGNGDGSPVEELVRLFIAGPDNNGAAFIPFGTVTPEQASDPNAVMLTYRNYGDISLNGLDVSFTYYLNPSLSFGANYSFVSKDLFEDVEGLGDIALNAPKNKFGASVQYFNADLGLGVGLRTRFVAGFPVRSGVYIGDIESYYTIDLNAGYELPIGPRPRLSFTVQNLLNRRHQQFIGSPEIGRLSMVRLTQTF